DNA from Bombus vancouverensis nearcticus chromosome 14, iyBomVanc1_principal, whole genome shotgun sequence:
tggtATGTAATCGTAGAAAATCGCAAAAGAAACATCTAAGAAAGTGAAATTTTTGTACATGAGGAACTGTAAATTATCTTTTTTACCACGTCCACCGTTTAAAAATAGtgattaaaaaattcaaaataaagtGATGGAATAGCATGAATTAAatatcatgagtgagaaatttcgctaagtaatataaatgaaaattattctcTCATGTTTACTAGCAAGGAGCAATTAATAAAACGTACTGGGAAAAGTTCTGTTGGTCGTTATGATTTCTTAAAACTTTTAACTACAGAATTTAAGACCACTAAATCTAAAGGTAATTTGCatacaaaaatgtaattacTTATATAATTGTTATACTACATAATTATAGAACATAAATTATTTCCACAGAAGCAAAAGAACAAGTGTTAGCAAACCTTGCTAATTTTGCTTATGATCCTATCAATTATGGATACATAAGACAACTACAAATAATTGATTTGTTTCTTCACGCTTTGTCcgaaaataattcaaaattagTACGTTTTGCAGTAGGAGGTATTTGTAATGTATGTGCTGGTAGGTATATAATGGTTTGAAAGATTTATTTTCAAAAAGTACATCCTTGTGGTAACTATTAATTAAcaaaagaattatattttagATCCAATAAATAAACTATACATTTTACGTAACCAAGGCATTTGTCTATTAACACCATTACTTTCTTCACAAGATGAAGATATCATACTTTCAGTAATTActagtttaatatttttaattacccCTGATTATAAGAGTGAAGTAACAACTGAATTAATTGGAAAAATATCTGATTTGTCAAATCATGAAAATAATCGTATTAAAAACTTAGtggcaatatttttaaatgacTGCACTGAAATAAAGGATAAAGTTGAAAatcctaaaaatatataatatatatagaaaatattttggaaGGATATATACCTAATTATACCTTGATACATAAAAAAAGAAGtagttaaaaaattatatatcataattCAATTGTGGAGTAAAATGAAGTTCTCAAAGCCATTCTTTAAATTGCTAAAAAGGTATGTGCAAAGATATTGTACAGGACCTTCAGATGTTCTAAACACTATGAAAGTTGGAAATGAAATATCAGTTTTTAAAACAGTTACCAAAGATGATATActaaattttgcaaaattaacTGGTGATTATAATCCAATACATTTAGTGACATCAAATAATCTTGTTCATGGTGCTTTACTCAATGGCTTAGTATCAGGAGTACTTGGTACAAAAATGCCAGGCCCAGGAACCATAGTAGTTGGACAAACCTTTACATTTCCAGCACCATGTTATGCTGGagatataatagaaataaaagtgCAAATTGTTTCTATAAGAAAAATCATGAAATGTGAATATATTTGTATTGCAAATGGAAAAAAGATAGTTTTAAAAGGAAATGCAAAACTTATCAAAAAGTTATAAATTATCAATGCATAATAAAGTGAATATGTATAATCTTATCAACAAGAAAGTAATCTAAATCTTATTGTTGTACatgtatttatttgtattttaacattatattcatattaaaagaataaaacaagctttttttaaatacaatatgATTACAGTACTGCAGTATTATGAAATATTGCTTATTGTGAATGTGACCCATTTTAATTGCTGATTTTACAAAACAAAGCGTTTTCAACAAAACCTGCACGACTTATTGATTTTCATTACTTCATGCAAGTAATGCAGACAATTTGATTAATGTAAGTATCATTAGACTGAATATATACTTGTATACTTTATTAATACTTTACAGTTTACAGTAcagatttttatatattctaaATATACTTAGATACAGCTTTCTTTTATtggtaattattaattaaaataatcttaTTCATAAGAGAAatctgaaataaatattttttttacagaAAAGATGAATCCGGCATTTCTGTTATCAATTCTCTATTTCTTATCTGCATCAGCAGatcaaattaaaataaaagttttaaatGATACTCTTAAAATTGTAACTACTGAATTTCCAGTTGGTTGTGCTTGTGGAATTTTTTTAAGTGGACAATTTAAAAAGGATGGTAAAGAATCACCTAAGGGAGAGCCTGCTATTTTTCATGATTTGCCTGGAGCATTTTCATGTACTCCAACCGGGAATAAACTGTGTACAAATAAATGCTTGGACACTGTGAGTTAATCtatagaaatacaaaattattaccacacatatattttattgatgATACAGTTAATTTCTTATCTCAAGTAAcacaaaatatgaaa
Protein-coding regions in this window:
- the LOC117161978 gene encoding uncharacterized protein LOC117161978, with translation MFTSKEQLIKRTGKSSVGRYDFLKLLTTEFKTTKSKEAKEQVLANLANFAYDPINYGYIRQLQIIDLFLHALSENNSKLVRFAVGGICNVCADPINKLYILRNQGICLLTPLLSSQDEDIILSVITSLIFLITPDYKSEVTTELIGKISDLSNHENNRIKNLVAIFLNDCTEIKDKVENPKNIIQLSFIEKMNPAFLLSILYFLSASADQIKIKVLNDTLKIVTTEFPVGCACGIFLSGQFKKDGKESPKGEPAIFHDLPGAFSCTPTGNKLCTNKCLDTIIKHLPNSPKILCNSIKYDCHKERAYLFIKNCNSGWINTNLSAGREYCCKDGTPYKCPVY
- the LOC143303566 gene encoding hydroxyacyl-thioester dehydratase type 2, mitochondrial-like translates to MKFSKPFFKLLKRYVQRYCTGPSDVLNTMKVGNEISVFKTVTKDDILNFAKLTGDYNPIHLVTSNNLVHGALLNGLVSGVLGTKMPGPGTIVVGQTFTFPAPCYAGDIIEIKVQIVSIRKIMKCEYICIANGKKIVLKGNAKLIKKL